The following proteins are co-located in the Apium graveolens cultivar Ventura chromosome 5, ASM990537v1, whole genome shotgun sequence genome:
- the LOC141659509 gene encoding filament-like plant protein 4 isoform X2 codes for MRQIRNLTEEHEQTLHEVVVMKTKQCDMIKLELETQLDNLGQELRRSTSDNAAISRSLQERSNMLVKVTEEKSQAEVEIERLKSNIDSCDREISSLKYELHIVAKELEIRNEEKNMSVRSAEVANKQHSEGAKKIAKLEAECQRLRGLVRKKLPGPAALAQMKLEVENMGRDSGESRLRRSPIKPPTSPHSPHMTAFTEFSHDNVQKYNKEIELLTERYLAIEEETKMLKEALARRNGELQASRSVCAKTVSKVQFLEAQLQANNQHRNSSNFNGPVLAENHFSQSASNPPSLASMSENGHDDESSCAGSWAMSELSSFNKGKNIDSPNKRGNSNRLGLMDDFLEMEKLAYSSKVSIESCPGSDLSRRKLENANHDLSEATAVKALQPKHQPGLESLMIESSNVEDLAPCIKLQSKILMIFETASKESDLEKLLEHIRNVVQDMDANLHQNSVSSTIQEPYNTVGDCQAFPENSEEIPGNVSSLSQDTTELPEAVFKIDEELAAAVSQINEFVLLLGKEFGAVQTTPLEGDEFTKILAEFSAAFNEVKISRISLIDFVLCLSHVLSRAGCFRFGVLGYKHIDTEGSSSDCIDKVALPENKAIPNSTKQYAEGCAPFSDSTSDPDSPHDSAFVPTSEVKPSSWKCSLEDLELLKSEKDNIVIDLARSTENLVATRSRLQETEEHLADVKSQLTSAQNLNGLAETQLKCMAESYRSLERHAEELQTKADCLQAKADSLDTELQVERRNHEDSLARYKDLQEELKRIESFPVTQVDAKGTQETELAAAAQKLAECQETISLLGKHLNSMRPQMEFGGSPTKERMPKKDGIFAEDKITTSMILQDVKKSESDSFRAVMHRVGSDSDIFSTPLSPSFSEANNLSRSPISSKHYPKHRPTKSGSSSSSNPTPEKHKGISRFFSTKNKD; via the exons GATTAGAAATCTGACAGAGGAGCATGAGCAGACACTTCATGAAGTTGTTGTTATGAAAACAAAACAATGTGACATGATCAAGCTTGAGCTCGAAACGCAGTTAGATAACTTAGGACAAGAACTTCGTAGATCTACTTCTGACAATGCAGCTATATCAAGGTCTTTGCAAGAGCGCTCTAACATGCTGGTTAAGGTAACTGAAGAAAAATCTCAAGCTGAAGTCGAGATTGAACGGTTGAAGAGCAATATTGACTCTTGTGACAGGGAAATAAGTTCGCTGAAATATGAACTGCATATAGTTGCTAAAGAGTTAGAGATTCGTAATGAGGAGAAGAACATGAGTGTAAGATCTGCAGAAGTTGCAAACAAACAGCATTCAGAAGGGGCAAAGAAGATAGCTAAACTAGAAGCAGAGTGTCAACGTTTGCGTGGTCTTGTCCGAAAAAAGTTGCCGGGACCAGCTGCGCTAGCTCAAATGAAACTTGAAGTTGAGAACATGGGCAGAGATTCTGGAGAAAGTCGTTTAAGAAGGTCTCCCATAAAGCCTCCTACCAGTCCCCACAGTCCGCACATGACCGCGTTTACTGAATTTTCACATGATAATGTTCAAAAGTATAACAAAGAAATTGAGTTACTAACTGAACGTTATTTGGCAATTGAAGAAGAAACAAAGATGCTGAAGGAAGCTTTGGCCAGGCGAAATGGTGAACTGCAAGCTTCCAGGAGTGTTTGTGCCAAGACAGTCAGCAAAGTTCAATTTTTGGAAGCACAACTGCAAGCAAATAATCAACACAGAAATTCATCAAATTTCAATGGTCCGGTCTTGGCTGAAAATCACTTCAGTCAAAGTGCAAGTAACCCACCTAGTCTAGCATCCATGTCAGAAAATGGACATGATGATGAATCAAGCTGTGCTGGTTCTTGGGCAATGTCCGAGCTCTCAAGTTTTAACAAGGGAAAGAATATCGACAGTCCAAATAAAAGGGGAAATTCGAATAGACTAGGGCTGATGGACGACTTTCTAGAAATGGAAAAGTTGGCATATTCATCTAAAGTATCAATTGAAAGTTGTCCAGGTTCTGATTTAAGTAGAAGGAAATTGGAAAATGCGAATCACGATTTGTCAGAGGCCACTGCCGTGAAGGCTTTACAGCCCAAACATCAGCCAGGTTTAGAGTCTTTAATGATTGAAAGTTCTAATGTGGAGGATCTGGCGCCATGTATAAAACTCCAATCAAAGATTTTAATGATATTTGAGACCGCGTCTAAAGAGTCTGATCTAGAAAAACTTTTGGAACATATCAGAAATGTAGTACAGGACATGGATGCCAATTTGCATCAAAACTCTGTGAGTTCTACCATTCAGGAACCTTACAATACTGTAGGTGATTGTCAAGCTTTTCCTGAGAACTCTGAGGAAATTCCTGGTAATGTGTCCTCTTTGTCTCAGGATACGACAGAACTGCCTGAAGCTGTTTTTAAAATTGATGAAGAGTTGGCAGCTGCTGTATCTCAAATCAATGAATTTGTACTGCTACTTGGAAAAGAGTTTGGAGCTGTACAGACCACACCACTGGAAGGTGATGAGTTTACAAAGATATTGGCGGAATTCTCTGCTGCCTTTAATGAGGTTAAAATCAGCAGGATAAGCTTGATTGATTTTGTTCTTTGCCTTTCTCATGTACTCAGCAGAGCCGGTTGTTTTCGTTTCGGTGTTCTGGGTTACAAACATATTGATACTGAAGGCAGTTCTTCTGATTGCATAGACAAAGTTGCTTTACCTGAGAACAAGGCAATTCCAAACTCTACAAAGCAATATGCCGAAGGCTGTGCTCCTTTTTCTGATTCAACATCTGATCCTGACAGTCCCCATGACAGTGCTTTTGTTCCAACCTCTGAAGTGAAACCTTCCTCGTGGAAATGCTCACTGGAGGATTTGGAGTTACTAAAATCTGAAAAAGATAATATTGTGATTGATCTAGCTAGATCTACTGAAAATCTAGTAGCCACCAGGTCTCGATTACAGGAAACTGAAGAACATCTAGCTGACGTTAAATCACAATTGACATCTGCTCAAAATTTGAATGGTCTAGCCGAGACACAGCTGAAATGTATGGCCGAATCATACAGGTCTCTTGAAAGGCATGCGGAGGAGTTACAAACTAAGGCAGATTGTCTACAGGCAAAAGCAGATAGTCTGGATACTGAGCTTCAAGTGGAGAGGAGGAATCACGAAGATTCTCTTGCCAGATACAAGGATCTCCAAGAAGAATTAAAGAG GATTGAGAGCTTCCCAGTGACTCAAGTTGATGCCAAGGGTACTCAG GAGACAGAGTTAGCTGCTGCTGCTCAGAAGCTAGCAGAATGTCAAGAAACTATATCTCTTCTAGGCAAGCACCTAAATTCGATGCGCCCTCAAATGGAATTTGGCGGGTCTCCCACCAAGGAGAGGATGCCGAAGAAGGATGGAATTTTCGCTGAAGACAAAATTACAACTAGCATGATTTTGCAAGATGTTAAAAAATCCGAGTCTGACAGTTTTCGTGCAGTTATGCATCGAGTTGGTAGTGACTCGGATATATTTAGCACTCCACTTTCTCCGTCCTTTTCTGAAGCAAACAATCTATCGAGATCACCGATCAGTTCAAAGCATTATCCGAAGCACCGGCCAACTAAGTCAGGCTCTTCTTCCTCATCTAATCCGACACCAGAGAAACACAAAGGAATCAGTAGATTCTTTTCTACAAAAAACAAAGACTGA